A portion of the Scleropages formosus chromosome 15, fSclFor1.1, whole genome shotgun sequence genome contains these proteins:
- the lgals3b gene encoding galectin-3b — MDLSDALSDESGTGQQLNMQQSGGSAWPGQPNQPAWPGQPNQPAWPGQPTQPAWPGQPNQPAWPGQPAGPGQNNPAPYSGPPLTVPYDLTLPKGCYDKMLITIDGQFKPNAKMMTVNLCRGNDIAMHFNPRFNDNGKPSVVRNSLVRDRWGKEERDMKNFPFVQGDNFLLKILCTSTDFKVAVNEKHFLEFCHRIQDLNTITQLGIYNDVTLRSVTVETLL; from the exons ATGGAT CTTTCAGATGCTCTTAGTGATGAGTCTGGCACTGGTCAGCAGCTGAACATGCAGCAGTCAGGAGGATCAGCCTGGCCCGGTCAACCCAACCAGCCAGCCTGGCCCGGTCAACCCAACCAACCAGCCTGGCCCGGTCAACCCACCCAGCCAGCCTGGCCCGGTCAACCCAACCAGCCAGCCTGGCCTGGTCAGCCAGCTGGACCTGGTCAGAACAACCCCGCACCATACTCTGGCCCACCCCTG ACAGTACCATATGACCTGACCCTACCAAAAGGATGCTATGACAAAATGTTGATCACCATCGATGGACAGTTCAAACCTAATGCCAAAAT GATGACAGTCAACCTTTGCCGGGGAAACGACATCGCCATGCACTTCAATCCTCGCTTCAATGATAATGGAAAGCCATCAGTTGTGCGCAACAGCTTGGTGCGAGACAGGTGGGGCAAAGAAGAGAGGGATATGAAAAACTTtccctttgtccaaggagacAACTTTCTG CTGAAGATCCTGTGCACCTCTACTGACTTCAAGGTTGCAGTGAATGAGAAGCACTTCCTGGAGTTCTGCCATCGAATCCAGGACCTCAACACAATTACCCAGCTTGGCATCTATAATGACGTCACCCTCAGATCTGTCACTGTGGAAACTCTcctttaa